A stretch of Miscanthus floridulus cultivar M001 chromosome 13, ASM1932011v1, whole genome shotgun sequence DNA encodes these proteins:
- the LOC136498952 gene encoding LOW QUALITY PROTEIN: mediator of RNA polymerase II transcription subunit 15a-like (The sequence of the model RefSeq protein was modified relative to this genomic sequence to represent the inferred CDS: deleted 1 base in 1 codon), whose amino-acid sequence MDGAANWRPTQGADPAAVAAAGGVDPNAAAPAGSDWRTQLQPEARHRIVNKIMETLKKHLPVSVPEGLTELHKIAVRFEEKIYTAAISQSDYLRKISLKMLSMESQTKTQQNPGSAQVIPNQNPPGPAPGLPPQGINPAQSSAIPLMSQQQTRQLNASTSVQGSLPSLGQNLSVSQASTLQNLSGMPQNTMNNGLAQGTPQDMYAAQRQMAGRQQQQQQQQQAHNQLMYQQQKLLMNQKLQQNPLMQPHIQQQQTLLQSTQMQSSQQPMIQMSSGLQPGQTTIPQTQSMGMQSATQSGIQQNPLNSVQQSVQSLLQQPTQSVVRQQQHAQSMHQQPSLQQTQPTQQPNIPLQQQPQQLMGQQSNLQQNQLMNQQSGAVEMQQQQRLPVQSNNVLNMQQTQQMMNQQSMPLHQPQQLANQGNMSSLHQQQQQNQQQQQLLGTAPNVRMHMLQQQKPIQQPQQQQHAQQTSMGLMQSQSQQNQLQQPQQHMMLQFQSQPNQVQQQLGMQQRLQTSAGMLLQQNNIDQQKQYVQPQRGLQEAPSTSVDSTAQTGHPGTGDLQEELYQMIKSLKDQYFAELNDLYNKISMKIQQLDNHMPAQKSAEQYEKMKVFKLTLERTLHFLQVNKSSIQPAFREKIPVYERQILSILSSQRRKPVQAPGQQTFQQSGGQAPSSNISQQHQTSQGLQQHDSHTNQMPQASLPSMNTGVQSSGAPGIQHVPAPQATNFGVPTTQHNVTNAPQAGSNLENAQGNNFNPVQHGSMGTALQQGSTGPMQGALNAQQQSSSNMISNNAMSTMQTNTNAMQANANPLQQLKQQHQEHQMMQSQQMKQRQQMMQQIQQKQMLQQQLPIQQLQKQQQQGQMPVPQLHSGNDVNELKVRQGAAIKSGMYQQLSQRNYYHQQIKQGGVFPISSPQNLQASSPQISHHSPQVDQHSLLQSQVKTGTPLHSANSPFVPSPSPPVAPSPMPVDSDKPLSNLSSLTSAGQAGHQQTSLAPQTQSIAVNTPGISASPLLAEFTSADGSQVNLPTQVPTKSAAERPLDRLLKALRTTQRESLSAAVSDIGSVVSMIDRIAGSAPGNGSRAAVGEDLVAMTKCRLQARNFITHDGSGASKKMKRDTSAMPLNVSSAVSVNDSLKQSYSVGTPELQSTATSRVKWQRAEVNHALMEEIQEINQQLIDTELHVSEDDAESLTTSVGGEGTVIRCTFTAVAVSPSLKSMFASAQMSPILPLRLLVPASYPKCSPVLLDKFPDEQCSNSDDLSTKAKSKFSVLLRGLAEPMSLREIARTWDACARKVIAEYAQQAGGGSFSSSYGCWESCVGAS is encoded by the exons AATGGAGACTCTGAAGAAGCACCTGCCAGTATCAGTACCAGAAGGACTGACTGAGCTTCACAAAATTGCTGTGCGATTTGAAGAGAAAATATATACTGCAGCCATCAGCCAG TCTGATTATTTGCGGAAGATTTCTCTGAAAATGCTGTCCATGGAAAGTCAGACAAAGACCCAACAGAACCCTGGAAGTGCTCAAGTGATTCCAAATCAGAACCCTCCTGGTCCAG CACCTGGCCTTCCACCACAAGGTATTAATCCAGCACAGTCATCAGCTATCCCGTTGATGTCTCAGCAACAGACACGGCAGCTAAATGCTTCTACATCTGTTCAAGGTTCGCTTCCTAGTCTTGGTCAGAACTTGAGTGTCAGCCAGGCATCGACGCTGCAGAATCTGTCTGGCATGCCACAAAATACCATGAACAATGGTTTAGCACAAGGTACTCCACAAGATATGTATGCTGCACAAAGACAAATGGCTggtaggcagcagcagcagcaacaacaacaacaagcacataaTCAGTTAATGTATCAACAGCAGAAATTGTTGATGAACCAGAAATTGCAGCAGAATCCACTTATGCAACCGCACATTCAGCAGCAGCAAACTTTGTTGCAGTCAACACAGATGCAATCTTCACAGCAGCCCATGATTCAAATGTCATCTGGCCTTCAGCCTGGGCAGACCACCATTCCACAAACTCAGTCCATGGGGATGCAGTCAGCTACACAGAGTGGTATTCAACAGAATCCATTGAATTCAGTACAACAATCTGTGCAATCATTACTCCAGCAGCCTACACAATCTGTAGTGAGGCAGCAGCAACATGCACAGTCCATGCACCAGCAGCCTTCTCTGCAGCAAACTCAGCCAACACAACAGCCCAACATTCCTTTGCAACAGCAGCCACAGCAATTAATGGGGCAGCAGTCAAATTTACAGCAAAATCAGTTAATGAATCAGCAGAGTGGTGCTGTGGAGATGCAACAGCAACAAAGGCTACCAGTTCAGTCAAATAATGTTTTGAATATGCAGCAAACACAGCAGATGATGAACCAGCAATCTATGCCCTTGCACCAGCCACAACAATTGGCGAACCAGGGAAATATGTCAAGTCTACATCAACAGCAGCAGCaaaatcagcagcagcagcagcttcttggaACCGCGCCAAATGTCCGTATGCATATGTTACAGCAGCAAAAGCCAATTCAGCAACCACAGCAGCAACAGCATGCTCAGCAGACATCAATGGGTTTGATGCAATCTCAGTCTCAGCAGAACCAGCTTCAGCAACCTCAGCAACATATGATGTTGCAGTTCCAGTCTCAGCCTAATCAAGTGCAGCAACAATTGGGAATGCAACAAAGGCTCCAAACTTCAGCTGGCATGCTCTTGCAACAAAATAATATTGATCAACAAAAGCAATACGTTCAGCCACAGAGGGGCCTCCAAGAAGCACCCAGTA CATCTGTGGATTCCACTGCTCAAACTGGTCATCCAGGCACAGGTGATTTGCAAGAGGAGTTATATCAAATG ATTAAGAGTTTAAAGGACCAATACTTTGCGGAATTGAATGATTTGTACAATAAGATATCCATGAAGATACAACAATTGGACAACCACATGCCTGCTCAAAAGTCAGCAGAGCAGTATGAAAAGATGAAGGTCTTTAAATTAACGTTGGAGCGCACATTGCATTTCCTGCAAGTTAACAAGAGCAGCATTCAGCCAGCTTTTAGGGAAAAAATCCCTGTTTACGAGAGGCAAATTCTCAGTATCCTAAGTTCACAAAGAAGGAAGCCTGTGCAGGCACCTGGACAGCAAACATTTCAGCAATCTGGTGGGCAAGCTCCTAGCTCTAACATTTCACAGCAACATCAGACTTCCCAAGGTTTGCAGCAGCATGATAGTCATACTAATCAGATGCCTCAAGCAAGTTTACCAAGTATGAACACAGGAGTACAGAGCTCTGGAGCACCTGGCATTCAGCATGTACCTGCGCCTCAAGCAACAAACTTTGGTGTTCCAACAACACAGCATAATGTCACAAATGCACCGCAGGCTGGCTCTAATCTGGAGAATGCTCAGGGAAACAATTTTAATCCTGTGCAGCATGGTTCTATGGGTACTGCGTTGCAACAGGGAAGCACTGGTCCTATGCAGGGTGCATTGAATGCACAGCAGCAGTCCAGTAGTAACATGATATCCAACAATGCAATGAGTACAATGCAGACTAATACcaatgccatgcaagcaaatgcaAATCCATTGCAGCAGCTAAAGCAGCAACATCAGGAGCATCAGATGATGCAAAGTCAGCAAATGAAGCAGCGTCAGCAGATGATGCAACAGATACAGCAAAAGCAAATGCTTCAACAGCAGCTCCCAATACAGCAACTACAGAAACAACAGCAGCAAGGGCAGATGCCGGTTCCACAGCTTCATTCTGGAAATGATGTGAATGAGCTAAAGGTTAGGCAAGGAGCTGCAATCAAATCTGGAATGTATCAACAGCTGAGCCAGCGTAACTATTATCATCAGCAGATAAAACAGGGTGGTGTCTTTCCAATTTCTTCTCCGCAAAACCTCCAAGCATCGTCCCCACAAATTTCACACCATTCTCCTCAGGTTGATCAGCACAGTCTGTTGCAATCTCAAGTGAAGACCGGGACACCATTGCATTCAGCTAACTCACCATTTGTCCCATCTCCATCCCCTCCTGTTGCCCCATCACCGATGCCAGTGGATTCAGATAAACCACTCTCCAACTTATCTTCGCTCACTAGTGCTGGGCAGGCTGGACATCAGCAAACATCCCTTGCACCTCAGACACAATCTATAGCCGTTAACACACCAGGTATATCAGCGTCACCCTTGCTTGCAGAATTCACAAGTGCTGATGGAAGTCAGGTTAACCTACCAACTCAAGTTCCAACCAAATCAGCAGCAGAAAGGCCTCTCGATCGCTTGCTTAAAGCA TTGCGAACAACACAGCGCGAGTCCCTTAGTGCT GCAGTTAGCGATATTGGATCTGTCGTGAGTATGATTGACAGGATCGCTGGATCAGCGCCTGGTAATGGTTCTAGAGCTGCTGTGGGTGAAGATCTTGTCGCTATGACAAAGTGCCGCTTGCAAGCCAGGAACTTCATAACTCATGACGGGAGTGGTGCATCAAAGAAAATGAAGCGGGAcactagtgctatgcctcttaaTGTGTCATCGGCTGTAAGCGTGAATGATAGCTTGAAGCAATCATATAGTGTTGGCACTCCAGAGCTACAATCAACTGCAACCTCACGTGTCAAGTGGCAAAGGGCTGAG gtaaaccatgctctgatggaGGAGATTCAGGAGATAAACCAGCAGCTTATAGATACAGAGCTCCATGTCTCTGAGGATGATGCTGAGTCCCTCACTACATCTGTGGGGGGCGAAGGGACAGTCATTAGATGCACATTCACTGCTGTTGCTGTTAGCCCCAGCTTGAAATCCATGTTTGCTTCAGCACAGATG AGTCCGATTTTGCCGTTGAGGTTGCTTGTTCCTGCTAGCTACCCAAAATGCTCCCCGGTGCTCCTGGACAAGTTTCCTGATGAACAATG CAGTAACTCAGACGACCTGTCTACGAAGGCTAAGTCAAAGTTCAGTGTATTGCTCCGGGGTCTAGCTGAGCCCATGTCACTGCGAGAAATCGCAAGAACATGGGATGCTTGCGCCCGCAAAGTGATCGCAGAGTATGCCCAGCAAGCTGGCGGAGGCAGTTTCAGCTCGAGCTATGGTTGTTGGGAAAGCTGCGTAGGCGCTTCATAA